A section of the Candidatus Nitrosacidococcus sp. I8 genome encodes:
- the nadA gene encoding quinolinate synthase NadA: protein MEARIMAEAAIAIQNYMDLNDEACQARALKAKESLGSKLVILGHHYQREEVIRFADYSGDSLKLSRQAAASDAKYIVFCGVHFMAEVADILSRPDQVVVLPDLAAGCSMADMADLAKVERAWKELGQIIDTQKIIPVTYINSAANLKAFCGRHGGIVCTSSNARAVLNWAFEQGEKVLFFPDQHLGRNTAYKMGIPLEQMVVWNFLRSRGGLIPEKIRDAKIILWQGHCSVHQMFQPEHIDRFLERYPDAKVISHPENSFEVCQKSHYIGSTEYIIKTITESPPNTRWLVGTELNLVNRLHERFKHEGKFIHFMSPTVCMCSTMFRTDPQHLAWSLENLAQDNIVNQIKVPEKDAELARLTLDRMLEIS from the coding sequence ATGGAGGCTAGAATTATGGCTGAAGCAGCAATAGCAATCCAAAATTACATGGATCTAAATGATGAGGCTTGCCAAGCTCGAGCACTTAAAGCGAAAGAATCATTAGGATCAAAGTTAGTGATTCTTGGTCATCATTACCAAAGAGAAGAGGTGATTCGGTTTGCCGATTATTCTGGAGATTCTTTAAAGCTATCTCGCCAAGCAGCTGCTTCCGATGCAAAATATATTGTTTTCTGCGGCGTGCATTTCATGGCAGAAGTAGCTGATATTCTCTCTCGCCCTGATCAAGTGGTGGTACTACCCGATCTTGCAGCTGGGTGTTCTATGGCTGATATGGCAGATTTAGCAAAAGTAGAACGTGCATGGAAAGAGCTAGGGCAAATAATAGATACTCAAAAAATTATCCCTGTGACCTATATTAACTCCGCAGCTAATTTAAAGGCTTTTTGTGGGCGACATGGAGGGATTGTATGCACTTCTAGTAATGCCCGAGCGGTACTGAATTGGGCATTTGAACAAGGAGAAAAAGTATTATTTTTCCCCGATCAGCACTTAGGAAGAAATACTGCTTATAAAATGGGAATCCCTTTAGAACAAATGGTAGTATGGAATTTTCTAAGGTCTCGTGGAGGATTAATACCAGAGAAAATCCGTGATGCAAAAATTATCTTGTGGCAAGGACATTGCTCTGTCCATCAAATGTTCCAGCCTGAGCATATCGATCGTTTCCTTGAGCGATACCCTGATGCGAAGGTAATTTCCCATCCTGAAAATAGCTTTGAAGTATGCCAAAAATCCCACTATATAGGATCCACTGAATATATTATTAAAACCATTACGGAAAGTCCACCAAACACTCGATGGCTAGTAGGAACTGAGCTTAATTTAGTTAATCGATTGCATGAGCGATTTAAACATGAAGGTAAATTCATTCACTTCATGTCGCCTACGGTGTGTATGTGTTCGACTATGTTTCGTACCGATCCGCAGCACTTAGCTTGGTCCTTAGAAAATTTAGCCCAAGATAACATTGTGAATCAAATTAAAGTACCAGAAAAGGATGCAGAACTTGCTCGTTTAACCTTAGATAGAATGCTTGAAATTTCTTAA
- the pilB gene encoding type IV-A pilus assembly ATPase PilB encodes MTPSKTQIATLSHCLAAHNLLSESDALLYYKKSIQENISFISYLTQHKLVDSLTIAQIASQEFGIPLFSLNVLDISYSPQNLIEEKLIHEHRIFPLFKRGNKLFIAISDPTNQQALSNIKFYTGISIEPILVEEDKLSSAIDKINQGHGRALAELSSTLETVASTQNEDEVEENFIESDEEDAPIVRFVNRLLLDAINRGASDIHFEPYEKTYRVRYRQDGILHEVATPPVNLSPRITARIKVMARLDIAERRIPQDGRMKAKISDKKSIDFRVSTCPTLFGEKAVLRILDPTSAQIGIHSLGYEPEQQKIFLDTIHQSYGMVLVTGPTGSGKTVSLYTALNILNTGNINISTAEDPAEINVPGINQVNVYPKVGLTFASALRSFLRQDPDVIMVGEIRDLETAEIAIKAAQTGHMVLSTLHTNDAPQTLTRLVNMGVPSYNIASAVSLIIAQRLVRRLCTHCKTKEHIPDQVLLEEGFTEGQIADRPIFYRANGCDHCAGGYKGRIGIYQVMPVSEIMGEIIMGGGNSMELAGQAKKEGIADLRQSGFKKIISGVTSLEEVNRVTKE; translated from the coding sequence ATGACACCATCAAAAACACAAATTGCCACCTTATCTCATTGCCTTGCAGCTCATAATCTATTAAGTGAATCAGATGCTCTGCTCTATTATAAAAAATCTATACAAGAAAATATCTCTTTTATCTCCTATTTAACTCAGCACAAGCTAGTTGATAGCCTGACTATTGCCCAAATTGCTTCCCAAGAATTTGGAATACCGTTGTTTAGTTTAAATGTTTTAGATATTAGCTATAGCCCTCAAAATCTCATTGAAGAAAAACTAATTCATGAGCATCGAATATTTCCTTTATTTAAACGGGGGAATAAGTTATTTATCGCAATTTCTGATCCTACTAACCAACAGGCACTCAGTAATATTAAATTTTATACTGGAATAAGCATTGAGCCTATCTTAGTAGAGGAAGATAAGCTCTCTTCTGCAATTGATAAAATCAATCAAGGTCATGGAAGAGCACTAGCAGAACTCAGTAGCACTTTGGAAACCGTTGCGAGTACTCAAAATGAAGATGAGGTAGAAGAAAATTTTATTGAGTCAGACGAGGAAGACGCTCCTATAGTTCGTTTTGTAAATCGTCTACTTCTTGATGCCATCAACCGTGGAGCTTCAGATATTCATTTTGAGCCTTATGAAAAAACCTATCGGGTGCGTTATCGGCAAGATGGTATTCTACACGAGGTAGCTACTCCTCCGGTAAATTTATCCCCCCGAATTACTGCTCGAATTAAGGTAATGGCACGATTAGATATTGCAGAGCGGCGGATTCCTCAGGATGGGCGGATGAAAGCAAAAATTTCTGACAAAAAATCCATTGATTTCCGAGTCAGTACTTGCCCTACCTTATTTGGAGAAAAGGCAGTACTTAGAATTTTAGATCCTACTAGTGCCCAAATCGGTATTCACTCTTTAGGTTATGAACCAGAACAGCAAAAGATATTTTTAGATACTATCCATCAATCTTACGGCATGGTATTGGTTACTGGACCCACTGGAAGTGGTAAAACCGTTTCTCTTTACACCGCACTAAATATTCTCAACACGGGGAATATAAATATTTCTACCGCTGAAGATCCTGCGGAAATCAACGTACCAGGGATTAATCAAGTCAATGTGTATCCCAAAGTAGGACTTACTTTTGCCAGTGCTCTTAGATCTTTCCTACGTCAAGATCCTGATGTGATTATGGTAGGTGAGATTCGAGATCTAGAAACTGCAGAGATTGCCATTAAAGCAGCACAAACAGGGCATATGGTGCTCTCTACCCTACATACTAATGATGCCCCTCAAACTCTAACTCGATTAGTTAATATGGGGGTACCTTCTTATAACATCGCCTCTGCTGTCTCCTTAATTATTGCGCAACGGTTAGTGCGTCGTTTATGCACTCATTGTAAAACAAAAGAGCATATCCCTGATCAGGTGCTCCTAGAAGAAGGGTTTACTGAAGGGCAAATCGCAGATAGGCCTATTTTTTATAGAGCAAATGGTTGTGATCATTGTGCTGGAGGATATAAAGGTCGTATTGGTATCTATCAGGTGATGCCTGTCTCTGAAATCATGGGAGAAATAATTATGGGCGGAGGAAATTCAATGGAATTAGCAGGTCAGGCAAAAAAGGAGGGTATTGCAGACTTACGCCAATCTGGATTTAAAAAAATTATTTCTGGAGTAACAAGCTTAGAGGAAGTAAACCGAGTAACTAAAGAGTGA
- a CDS encoding prepilin peptidase encodes MEFIYFFDDHPGSFFTSSFIIGLMIGSFLNVVIYRLPLMIERTWKYQCAELQGNPLPKSESFNLWLPYSHCPHCKKTIYPWENIPILSYLVLRGHCSRCKTNISPRYPLVELLTGMFSLVVALHFGITWEGLAALTLTYALIVLSLIDFDHQILPDDITLPFLWLGLILSLFDLFTDAHSSIIGAVAGYLFFWLIYQLFRILVRKEAMGYGDFKLLSMLGAWLGWKMLPMIILFSSFGGAIFGSLWLYFTKQTKETPLSFGPYIATSGWIALMWGDDINHLYLSLSKLG; translated from the coding sequence ATGGAATTTATATATTTTTTTGACGATCATCCAGGTTCGTTTTTCACTTCATCATTCATAATAGGTTTAATGATAGGTAGCTTCTTAAATGTAGTTATTTATCGCTTACCTTTGATGATAGAGAGAACCTGGAAATACCAATGTGCAGAATTACAAGGTAATCCATTGCCGAAATCTGAATCATTTAACTTATGGCTTCCCTACTCCCATTGTCCTCATTGTAAAAAAACTATTTACCCTTGGGAAAATATCCCCATATTGAGCTATCTTGTACTTCGAGGGCATTGTAGCCGCTGTAAAACTAATATTTCCCCCCGTTACCCTCTAGTAGAGCTCCTTACAGGGATGTTCTCCCTCGTGGTTGCTCTGCATTTTGGTATCACTTGGGAAGGGTTAGCTGCATTAACGTTAACTTATGCGCTAATTGTACTTAGCTTAATTGATTTTGATCATCAAATTTTGCCAGATGATATTACCTTACCCTTTCTCTGGTTAGGGCTTATTCTAAGTCTATTTGATTTATTTACTGATGCTCATAGTAGTATTATAGGAGCCGTGGCTGGATATCTTTTCTTTTGGCTTATTTACCAATTGTTCCGCATTTTAGTCCGTAAAGAAGCTATGGGATATGGTGATTTTAAGCTTTTAAGTATGTTAGGAGCATGGCTTGGATGGAAGATGCTCCCGATGATTATTCTATTTTCTTCTTTTGGAGGGGCTATATTCGGAAGTTTATGGCTTTATTTTACTAAGCAAACCAAAGAAACTCCCCTCTCTTTTGGTCCTTATATTGCTACTTCAGGATGGATAGCCTTAATGTGGGGAGATGATATTAATCATCTTTACTTGTCCCTCTCTAAACTTGGTTGA
- a CDS encoding zinc-finger domain-containing protein, whose amino-acid sequence MSETTAHKILPNAEHTYEVTYADLPLSCPMPSMENWNSHPRVYIPITETGTRECPYCSALYILKDWHSHPKKHNIY is encoded by the coding sequence ATGAGTGAAACAACCGCCCACAAAATTCTGCCTAATGCAGAGCATACTTATGAAGTTACTTATGCCGACCTTCCCCTTTCTTGTCCTATGCCATCGATGGAAAATTGGAATTCCCATCCTCGAGTCTATATCCCCATCACTGAAACAGGAACAAGAGAATGTCCTTATTGTAGTGCTCTATATATTTTAAAAGATTGGCATTCTCATCCTAAAAAACATAATATCTATTGA
- a CDS encoding type II secretion system F family protein, with protein sequence MAEAKNSTFIWEGNNRQGQAIKGEIEGKNISLIKANLRRQGVTSLKIKKKPAPLFSFSKNKISPKEIALFSRQVATMMSAGIPMIQSFDLIGRSHENEAMKRLAKNIREEVEGGSTFAEALQKHPKHFDNLFCNLVHAGEQSGTLETLLDKIATYKERTESVKGKIKKALFYPLAIMVVAFIITAILLIFVIPKFKDLFTGFGADLPAITLFVMNLSEFFKAWWWAIFSGIGVTIYTLITAKNRSKSVEYLFDKMILRIPVIGSALNKAIISRYARTLSTMFAAGVPLVEALKSVANASGNMIYTEGILKIRDEVSTGSRLYIAMRDSGLFPDMVVQMVSIGEEAGSISQMLTKIADSYEEEVNNTVDSLSSLMEPVIMAILGVIIGGLVIAMYLPIFKMGSVI encoded by the coding sequence ATGGCTGAAGCAAAAAATAGTACTTTTATTTGGGAAGGAAATAATCGTCAGGGTCAAGCAATAAAAGGAGAAATAGAAGGTAAAAATATTAGTTTAATCAAAGCTAACTTACGCCGCCAAGGGGTTACATCTCTTAAAATCAAAAAAAAGCCTGCTCCTCTTTTTAGCTTTTCTAAGAATAAAATTTCTCCAAAAGAAATTGCTCTATTTAGTCGCCAAGTAGCTACTATGATGTCTGCAGGTATTCCTATGATTCAGTCCTTCGATTTAATTGGACGTAGTCATGAAAATGAAGCAATGAAAAGGCTTGCTAAAAACATAAGAGAAGAAGTAGAAGGTGGTAGTACATTTGCCGAAGCATTACAAAAACATCCAAAACATTTCGATAATCTATTTTGTAACTTAGTTCATGCTGGGGAACAATCCGGTACCCTAGAAACTCTACTAGATAAAATTGCAACTTACAAAGAAAGAACAGAATCGGTTAAAGGAAAAATAAAAAAAGCCTTATTTTATCCTCTCGCTATTATGGTGGTTGCTTTTATCATTACTGCAATTTTACTTATTTTTGTGATTCCTAAATTTAAAGATCTATTTACCGGTTTTGGAGCAGATTTACCGGCAATTACTTTATTTGTTATGAATCTCTCTGAATTTTTTAAAGCCTGGTGGTGGGCAATTTTCTCTGGGATAGGAGTCACTATTTATACGCTGATTACCGCAAAAAATCGTTCTAAGAGCGTAGAGTATCTTTTCGATAAGATGATACTTAGAATACCAGTCATTGGATCGGCATTGAATAAAGCCATTATTTCTAGATACGCTCGTACTCTTTCTACCATGTTTGCTGCTGGCGTTCCTCTAGTTGAAGCATTAAAATCTGTGGCAAATGCTTCAGGTAATATGATTTATACTGAAGGAATTTTAAAAATTCGAGATGAAGTATCTACTGGTAGTCGTCTATATATAGCAATGCGTGATAGCGGGCTTTTCCCTGACATGGTTGTGCAGATGGTATCTATTGGTGAAGAGGCAGGATCTATCAGCCAAATGCTTACGAAAATAGCAGATTCTTATGAAGAGGAGGTCAATAATACGGTAGATAGTTTAAGTAGTCTTATGGAGCCTGTGATTATGGCTATACTTGGAGTTATTATTGGTGGTTTAGTCATTGCCATGTATCTTCCTATCTTTAAAATGGGATCGGTCATTTAA
- a CDS encoding DUF2905 domain-containing protein, translating to MQRILMILGVLFILVGLAWPWLTKLNLGQLPGDIAIKRENFSFYFPITTSILTSIIISLIFWLFRR from the coding sequence ATGCAGCGAATATTGATGATATTAGGAGTGTTATTTATTTTAGTGGGGCTAGCTTGGCCGTGGCTTACTAAATTAAACCTAGGCCAGCTTCCGGGAGATATTGCAATAAAGCGAGAAAATTTTAGTTTTTACTTCCCTATTACAACTTCTATTTTGACTAGCATTATCATCAGCTTAATATTTTGGCTCTTTCGCCGTTAA
- the lysA gene encoding diaminopimelate decarboxylase, which translates to MHYFNYHHNILWAEQVPLTEIATRFGTPCYVYSRSGIENQWKAFDQAFQNYPHQICYAVKANSNIAVLNILAQLGSGFDIVSLGELERVLVAGGNPKKIVFSGVGKRIDEMKRALQIGIACFNVESQAELIQLNSIAQSLNLRAPVSLRVNPDIDAQTHPYISTGLHENKFGIEINNAINFYNYGVNLSNIDLLGIDCHIGSQLTSLSPFIDALDRVLTLLETLEQQQIPIHHLDLGGGLGITYRDEIPPSPQQYVTALLKKLGTRSIEIWLEPGRAIVGNSGILLTQVEYLKQTGDKNFIVVDSAMNDLIRPALYNAWQDIVPVQIKPESNPICSDVVGPVCETGDFLGKDRYLDTQRGDLLAVRSAGAYGFTMSSNYNSRPRAAEIMVDKDQAYLIRKRETISSLYEGESLLPK; encoded by the coding sequence ATGCACTATTTCAATTATCACCATAATATTTTATGGGCTGAGCAAGTCCCCTTAACGGAAATTGCGACCCGCTTTGGCACGCCCTGTTATGTTTATTCTCGTAGCGGAATTGAAAATCAATGGAAAGCTTTTGATCAGGCTTTTCAAAATTATCCCCACCAAATCTGCTATGCCGTCAAAGCAAATAGTAATATTGCGGTTTTAAATATTTTAGCTCAGCTTGGATCTGGCTTTGATATTGTATCTTTAGGGGAATTAGAACGAGTATTGGTCGCAGGTGGAAATCCTAAAAAAATAGTCTTCTCTGGTGTGGGTAAGCGTATTGATGAAATGAAAAGAGCTCTACAGATAGGGATCGCCTGCTTTAATGTAGAATCCCAAGCAGAGCTTATTCAATTAAATAGTATCGCTCAATCTTTAAATCTCCGAGCACCTGTTTCTTTACGGGTGAACCCTGATATTGACGCTCAAACCCATCCTTATATCTCTACCGGATTACATGAAAATAAATTTGGGATCGAAATAAACAACGCAATAAATTTTTATAATTATGGAGTTAATCTATCTAATATTGATTTATTAGGCATAGATTGTCATATTGGATCTCAATTAACCTCTCTTTCTCCTTTTATTGATGCTTTAGATCGAGTACTTACTTTGCTAGAGACGCTAGAACAACAACAAATTCCTATTCATCATTTAGATTTAGGAGGAGGACTAGGAATTACTTATCGTGACGAAATTCCTCCTAGCCCTCAGCAATATGTGACCGCACTTCTTAAAAAATTAGGAACACGGAGTATAGAAATCTGGCTTGAACCGGGGCGTGCTATTGTAGGTAATAGTGGTATTCTTTTAACTCAGGTAGAATATTTAAAACAAACAGGTGACAAAAATTTTATTGTTGTAGATAGTGCCATGAATGATCTGATTCGTCCTGCTCTTTATAATGCTTGGCAAGATATTGTGCCAGTACAGATCAAACCAGAATCTAATCCTATATGCTCAGATGTGGTAGGACCTGTATGTGAGACGGGGGATTTTCTAGGAAAAGATCGATACCTTGATACCCAAAGGGGTGATTTACTTGCAGTGCGATCGGCAGGTGCCTATGGATTTACTATGAGTTCTAACTACAACTCACGTCCTAGAGCAGCAGAGATTATGGTGGATAAAGACCAAGCTTACTTAATAAGAAAGCGAGAGACAATCTCTTCTCTCTATGAAGGGGAATCCCTTTTACCAAAATAG
- the yacG gene encoding DNA gyrase inhibitor YacG — protein sequence MVSESSKRTVPCPTCKKETIWSEENPWRPFCSERCRLVDLGAWAGERHYIPGEEFLNKDTIENSYPENKD from the coding sequence ATGGTAAGTGAATCGAGTAAACGTACTGTTCCCTGCCCTACCTGTAAAAAAGAAACTATTTGGTCAGAAGAAAATCCTTGGCGACCTTTTTGTAGCGAACGGTGCCGTTTAGTTGACTTAGGTGCTTGGGCAGGAGAGAGACACTATATTCCTGGCGAAGAATTCCTTAATAAGGATACTATCGAAAATAGCTATCCTGAAAATAAAGATTAA
- a CDS encoding Nudix family hydrolase — MLHQVAIGVIINQQGQVLLAKRALHVHQGNLWEFPGGKLELRENTYEALIRELKEELDITILSARPLLQTYYHYPDRLIQLNVYKINRFSGVPRGKEGQPIVWVFPQDLKNYAFPPASQHIIKAILLPSIYLITSDFAGNQQEFLANLKVSLDSGIRLIQLRVKNISQADYIYLAEKAKNLCANYQAALLVNSHFEWINTVNVDGIHLTSNQLMNLSNRPLDSDQWVVASCHNKEELAHAARIGVDFAVLGPVFKTQSHPNTSSMGWQQFQEFIKEVPFPVYGLGGLTLDHIQESWNYGAQGIAAIGVLWGKSLKLPSFN; from the coding sequence ATGCTACACCAAGTAGCGATTGGTGTAATTATCAATCAACAAGGGCAAGTACTTTTAGCTAAACGTGCCCTCCATGTGCATCAGGGCAATTTATGGGAATTTCCTGGGGGGAAACTAGAATTAAGGGAAAATACTTATGAAGCACTTATTAGAGAGCTCAAAGAAGAATTAGATATTACTATACTTAGTGCCCGACCCCTATTGCAAACTTACTATCACTACCCAGATAGATTAATTCAATTAAACGTATATAAAATTAATAGATTTTCAGGGGTTCCTAGAGGAAAAGAGGGGCAACCTATTGTTTGGGTTTTTCCCCAGGACTTAAAAAATTACGCCTTTCCTCCGGCCAGCCAACATATCATTAAAGCGATTCTCCTTCCTTCAATCTATTTGATTACTAGTGATTTTGCGGGAAATCAGCAAGAATTTTTAGCAAACTTAAAAGTATCCTTAGATTCAGGAATACGCTTAATACAATTAAGAGTTAAAAATATCAGCCAAGCTGATTATATTTATTTAGCAGAAAAAGCAAAAAACCTTTGTGCTAATTATCAGGCAGCTCTATTAGTAAATTCTCACTTTGAATGGATAAACACAGTTAACGTAGATGGAATTCATCTTACGAGTAACCAATTAATGAATTTATCTAACCGACCCTTAGATTCTGATCAATGGGTGGTAGCTTCTTGTCATAATAAAGAAGAGTTAGCCCATGCTGCTAGGATTGGTGTTGATTTTGCGGTCTTAGGACCAGTATTTAAAACCCAATCCCATCCTAATACTTCATCTATGGGTTGGCAGCAATTTCAAGAGTTTATAAAGGAAGTCCCTTTTCCAGTTTATGGTTTAGGTGGGCTAACCTTGGACCACATTCAAGAATCTTGGAATTATGGGGCACAAGGAATTGCAGCAATTGGTGTTTTATGGGGAAAATCGTTAAAGTTACCTTCTTTTAATTAA
- the aspS gene encoding aspartate--tRNA ligase, translating to MRSHYCGDLSINHLDQEVIVCGWVNRRRDHGGVIFIDLRDREGIVQLVFDPQHSPESFTFANQVRSEYVLQVKGQVRSRPEGTENLDLATGQIEVWGQNLRILNTSETPPFPVDEKMEVGEETRLRYRYIDLRRPENLQRLRTRSLIVQRLRNFLDSQGFIDIDTPILTKSTPEGARDFLVPSRTHPGEFFALPQSPQLFKQLLMVAGIDRYYQVAHCFRDEDLRADRQPEFTQLDIETSFLHEDTLMDLMEQMIVKLFATVVNVQLTTPFIRMSYTEALNQFGSDKPDLRIPLKLIDIGDLMREVEFKVFSDPAKNPQSRVAVLRLPDGAKLSRKEIDDYTKFTATYGAKGLAYIKVINCSQGIEGLQSPILKFLPDEVVGEILNRTQAVDGDILFFGADKSSIVNEALGALRVRLGHDHGLVEQGWRPLWVVDFPMFEWDEKENRWYALHHPFTSPKEEDLSLLEQDPATCRSRAYDLVLNGTEAGGGSMRIFQAKIQAQVFRLLGINDEEAQEKFGFLLNALKYGCPPHGGIAFGLDRLAMLMTGSNSIREVIAFPKTQTASCPLTEAPGSVSESQLRELKIKTIHQPSIVK from the coding sequence ATGCGCAGCCACTACTGCGGGGATTTATCTATCAATCATCTGGATCAAGAGGTTATTGTTTGCGGCTGGGTAAATCGCCGCCGGGATCATGGAGGGGTTATTTTCATCGATCTTCGGGATAGAGAAGGTATTGTTCAATTAGTTTTTGATCCTCAGCACTCCCCAGAGAGTTTTACTTTTGCAAATCAGGTAAGAAGTGAATATGTTCTTCAAGTAAAAGGACAAGTACGATCACGCCCAGAAGGAACTGAAAATTTAGATTTAGCAACTGGCCAAATAGAAGTTTGGGGGCAAAATCTAAGAATCCTCAATACTTCAGAAACTCCCCCATTTCCAGTAGATGAAAAAATGGAAGTAGGAGAAGAAACCCGGTTACGTTATCGCTATATTGATCTTCGTCGTCCTGAAAATTTACAGCGGCTACGCACTCGCTCTTTAATTGTGCAGCGGTTAAGGAATTTTTTGGACAGCCAAGGATTTATTGATATTGATACCCCTATTTTAACTAAATCCACTCCAGAGGGGGCCAGAGATTTTCTTGTACCTAGCCGAACCCATCCAGGTGAGTTTTTTGCTCTACCCCAATCTCCTCAGCTATTCAAACAGCTCCTTATGGTCGCTGGGATAGATCGTTACTATCAAGTTGCCCACTGTTTTCGAGATGAAGACTTAAGAGCTGATCGGCAACCTGAATTTACCCAGTTAGATATAGAAACCTCATTTCTCCATGAAGATACCCTAATGGATCTGATGGAACAAATGATTGTCAAATTATTTGCTACGGTAGTCAATGTCCAGCTAACTACTCCTTTTATACGGATGTCTTATACAGAGGCTCTTAATCAATTTGGTTCAGACAAGCCTGATCTGCGAATTCCTTTGAAACTCATCGATATTGGAGATTTAATGAGAGAAGTAGAATTTAAAGTTTTCTCAGATCCAGCAAAAAATCCCCAAAGCAGAGTGGCAGTATTACGATTGCCTGATGGGGCAAAATTAAGCCGAAAAGAAATTGATGATTATACAAAATTTACTGCAACCTATGGAGCTAAGGGGCTTGCCTATATTAAAGTAATAAACTGCAGCCAAGGAATTGAAGGATTACAATCTCCTATCCTTAAATTCTTACCTGATGAAGTAGTAGGGGAAATTTTAAATCGTACCCAAGCAGTAGATGGGGATATTTTGTTCTTTGGTGCTGATAAATCTTCTATTGTAAATGAAGCTTTAGGTGCACTTCGAGTTAGACTTGGCCATGATCATGGATTAGTTGAGCAAGGCTGGCGACCATTATGGGTAGTTGATTTCCCCATGTTTGAATGGGATGAAAAAGAAAATAGATGGTATGCACTTCATCACCCATTTACCTCTCCTAAAGAAGAAGATCTTTCTTTACTTGAACAAGATCCAGCCACTTGCCGATCTCGAGCTTATGATTTAGTACTCAATGGCACTGAAGCTGGCGGAGGATCCATGCGTATTTTTCAAGCTAAAATTCAAGCACAAGTGTTTCGGCTTTTAGGAATAAATGATGAAGAAGCCCAAGAAAAATTTGGATTTTTACTTAATGCATTAAAATACGGCTGTCCTCCCCATGGAGGCATTGCGTTTGGTTTAGACCGCTTGGCTATGTTAATGACTGGGAGTAACTCAATTCGAGAAGTGATTGCTTTTCCAAAAACGCAAACTGCCAGCTGTCCATTAACAGAAGCACCCGGTTCAGTTTCAGAATCTCAGCTTCGAGAATTAAAAATTAAGACAATTCATCAGCCATCTATTGTAAAATAA
- the coaE gene encoding dephospho-CoA kinase (Dephospho-CoA kinase (CoaE) performs the final step in coenzyme A biosynthesis.) yields MILIIFTCPSLNLVDKTIYKIGLTGGIGSGKSTVAQVFSTLGVPIIDADTIARELVAPNQPALAEIVQIFGPEVLDSKGTLNRPYLHQRIFSDEQEKRKLETILHPKIIKEIYHRVRQYIGIKPYCILVIPLLLEIGLEKSVDRILVVDIPKSLQFERVKKRNGFSNEKIQSILYTQCAQALRLSAADDCLINSQGLITLAEQINCYHQYYLSLAKG; encoded by the coding sequence ATGATATTAATCATCTTTACTTGTCCCTCTCTAAACTTGGTTGATAAAACTATTTATAAAATTGGGCTTACCGGAGGAATTGGCAGTGGTAAGTCTACCGTAGCTCAAGTTTTCTCAACCCTTGGAGTGCCTATTATTGATGCAGATACTATCGCTCGAGAACTAGTTGCTCCAAACCAGCCTGCTTTAGCTGAAATTGTACAGATATTTGGTCCAGAGGTTTTGGATTCTAAAGGAACTCTAAATCGACCGTATCTCCATCAGCGAATATTTAGTGATGAGCAGGAAAAGAGAAAATTAGAGACTATTTTACATCCCAAAATTATTAAGGAAATTTATCACCGAGTCCGTCAGTATATAGGGATTAAGCCTTATTGTATTTTAGTTATTCCCCTGTTATTGGAAATAGGTCTAGAAAAATCTGTAGATCGTATTTTAGTAGTTGATATTCCTAAATCCTTGCAGTTTGAGCGAGTTAAAAAGAGAAACGGATTTTCAAATGAAAAAATTCAATCTATTCTATATACCCAATGTGCTCAAGCACTTCGCCTAAGTGCTGCTGATGATTGCCTAATTAACAGCCAAGGTTTAATTACTTTAGCAGAACAAATAAACTGTTATCATCAATATTATCTTTCCTTGGCTAAAGGATAA
- the lptM gene encoding LPS translocon maturation chaperone LptM, with protein MYRYQRKILKIILLFFITLSINACGQKGPLYLPKQKENSHKIMS; from the coding sequence ATGTATAGGTATCAAAGGAAAATATTAAAGATTATTTTATTATTTTTTATTACCTTGTCCATAAATGCTTGTGGACAAAAAGGACCCTTGTATTTACCGAAGCAAAAAGAAAACTCCCATAAAATAATGAGTTAA